One Deltaproteobacteria bacterium genomic window, CCTTGGGATTGTTTACAGTCAAACCTCGGGCAATGCCCAGTGTCTGATCGATGGTGGGCTGACCAAGAGGATGCAACCTGCATTTTCTGCCAAGGCCGGGGCATTTTCTGTCTTATTGGCCCAAAGGGGTATTACTGGAGCCAGAGATATCTTTGAAGGAGAACACGGGTTTTTCAATTTATATGAAAGGGGGGAATGGGATCGAGGCCCATTATTGGATGGTTTGGGGAAAAGGTTTGAGGGGATGAGGCTCAGCATCAAGCCCTATCCCTCCTGTCGGATGACCCATGCCGCCATCGATGCGGCCCTGGAGATTGTCAAAAAGCACAAAATTGGTCCCACCAGCATAAAAAGGGTGGTTGTCTATACCTCGAAGATGGCTAAGGAGATGGTGGGCAGCCACTTTGAGATCCGCACAGATCCCCAGGTGGATGCCCAATTCAGCATTCCATATACGGTATCAGTGGCCTTGATGCGTGGGGATGTCTTTTTAAAGGATTTTCAGGACTCTGCCATCAGAGATAAAGGGGTGCTGGAGATGGCCAAAAAGGTCGAGGTTCAGGCTGATCCTGCAATAGAGGAAAGGAGTCTGATGAAGGCAAGCATACTGATAGAGACCAGAGATAATCAATCATATTCTTATGATATTTCTGCACCTAGAGGGAATCCTCAGAGGCCCATGAGCATTGACGAATGTAAGACAAAGTACTACAAATGCGTCCAATTTAGTGGGAATAAAGCCCTCTTAGAAAAGACAGATGCCTTGATAGATTGTGTGACTCACCTAGAAGATGTCAAGGATGTAACGACCATTACCGAATTGTTGGTCTAATTTTTTGTGAAGAGAGGGGTTTTTGATGGGAGGTTTGAGTGATGTCGAACGTGCCAAGATGGTCGATGTATTAGAGGATATCGTATCCAAAGAATATGTCTCGACCAATCTCTTTGAACGGATCAAGAACACCGTGGATGTCTATCCGTATGAAGTAGAAAGGGGACAGATCTGCTATGCGGTGGTTATGCCGAAATCCAAAGGAGAGATTAGTGAAATTATGAAGTATGCAAATAGTATAAGGGTGCCTGTCTTTATCA contains:
- a CDS encoding MmgE/PrpD family protein: MEVLTKLIDLLAETEFNDLSYEVVENTKKFILDSLGVAIAGSSAPGCKEVVGLMKEWGGRPEATIMVYGGKVPSPFAVLANSTMMHALDFDDTLDESALHAYASVLPTALAMAETRGDVSGKDLINAVTLGVDLVCRLGLAIKRPLSWIRTSTCGSFGAAATAAKILGLDREKMLNTLGIVYSQTSGNAQCLIDGGLTKRMQPAFSAKAGAFSVLLAQRGITGARDIFEGEHGFFNLYERGEWDRGPLLDGLGKRFEGMRLSIKPYPSCRMTHAAIDAALEIVKKHKIGPTSIKRVVVYTSKMAKEMVGSHFEIRTDPQVDAQFSIPYTVSVALMRGDVFLKDFQDSAIRDKGVLEMAKKVEVQADPAIEERSLMKASILIETRDNQSYSYDISAPRGNPQRPMSIDECKTKYYKCVQFSGNKALLEKTDALIDCVTHLEDVKDVTTITELLV